ACGATACCTCCGAATATATTGATCAGGATGGCTTTCACACCCGGATCGCTGAGAATAATCCGAAAACCGGCCTCAACAGTCTGCGCATTGGCAGTACCTCCCACATCGAGGAAGTTGGCCGGGCCTCCGCCTGAAAGCTTTATAATGTCCATGGTGGCCATGGCGAGGCCGGCGCCATTAACCATGCAGCCTACATTGCCATTCAGCTTGATGAAATTCAGGTTATGCTTTGAAGCTTCGGTTTCGGCCGGGTCTTCTTCATTTATATCACGGAGCGCTTCATAATCGGGATGCCTGTATAACGCATTATCATCGAGGTTAACCTTGGCATCAGCCGCAAAAATAAGGTCGTCTGAAGCTTTCAACAGCGGATTGATTTCAATCAGCGAAGCATCACTGGCTGTATAGGCATTGTAAAGCAGGGTGACAAACTTTGTCATTTCCTTCAAAGCATTTCCTTCCAATCCCAGGTTGAAAGCAATTTTTCTAGCCTGGAAAGGCTGAATGCCTACCGCAGGATTGATCTCTTCCTTAAAAATCAGGTGGGGAGTTTTTTCAGCCACAGCTTCGATATCCATACCTCCTTCAGTGGAGTACATAATGATGGTCCGACCGGTTGCCCTGTTGAGCAACACACTCATATAAAATTCATGGATCTTGCTTTCACCCGGGTAATAAATATCCTGCTGGATCAGCACCTTTCTTACCTTTTTTCCTTCGGGTCCTGTTTGAGGAGTCACCAGCTGCATTCCCAGTATCTTTCCCGCTTTTTCCTTCACCTCATCCAGATTCTGAGCCAGTTTAACTCCGCCTCCTTTACCGCGTCCGCCGGCATGTATCTGGGCTTTTACAACCCAGCTGGTTGCACCATTCTTTTTCTGCAGTTCTGTAGCCGCATTAACCGCTTCATTCGCATCATCTATAACAATTCCTGCGGGAACAGGAACACCGAACTTACCGAGTATGGCCTTTGCCTGGTATTCATGAATATTCATCCGACGATCTTTTCAAGTTTTCAGGTTACGAAAATATCTATTTTTTCTTATCTATTTGTAACATTGCAGTGATTTCATTAATCGGACTTCATGAAGAAATTACTCAATGAAGAACTCAACCGGAAAACAGTTGAGGAGTTCAAAAATGCGGCAAAACACCCTGTGGTCGTGGTTCTTGATAATGTAAGGAGCCTGAATAATATTGGCTCTGTTTTCAGAACCTGTGATGCTTTTCTGATGCAGGAAATTATTCTTTGCG
The nucleotide sequence above comes from Bacteroidales bacterium. Encoded proteins:
- the sucC gene encoding ADP-forming succinate--CoA ligase subunit beta; translation: MNIHEYQAKAILGKFGVPVPAGIVIDDANEAVNAATELQKKNGATSWVVKAQIHAGGRGKGGGVKLAQNLDEVKEKAGKILGMQLVTPQTGPEGKKVRKVLIQQDIYYPGESKIHEFYMSVLLNRATGRTIIMYSTEGGMDIEAVAEKTPHLIFKEEINPAVGIQPFQARKIAFNLGLEGNALKEMTKFVTLLYNAYTASDASLIEINPLLKASDDLIFAADAKVNLDDNALYRHPDYEALRDINEEDPAETEASKHNLNFIKLNGNVGCMVNGAGLAMATMDIIKLSGGGPANFLDVGGTANAQTVEAGFRIILSDPGVKAILINIFGGIVRCDRVAQGIVDAYKSLGTIKVPVIVRLQGTNAAEAKVLIDNSGLKVFSAISLQDAADLVKKCV